CAATACGCACGCAGGCCGAGCTTGCCACGCGCATTTATGCGACCGGGAGCTTTACGGAAATCATGTCGCTACGCTTTAACGAGGCAGTTCATTTCATCTCGCCGCTGCTCATCGGTGTGTTGCCGCGCACCTTTGGCTTGATGCTGTTGGGCATAGCCGCTTGGCGCGGACGGCTCGTACAACAACCCGTAGAGCATCGCAAATTGCTCTGGGGCATTGTTGCTATAGCTGGCAGCCTGGGCGCGTTGACGACGACGCTGGAGCTTTGGGCGAAAGAAACGGGCAATCAACCGCTCGCCGCGTTCGATTGGTTGTACTCTTACTCCGCCGTGTTGCTGGCCTTTGCTTACGGAGCAGGTCTGCTGCTTTGCTTTGGTCGTGGGCTGGAAGAACGTCGTGGCTGGTTGGCGCGATTGTTTTCCGCTGTCGGGCAAATGGCGCTCACCAATTATCTGACGCAATCCGTGATCTTTAGCCTGCTGTTTTACGGCTTCGGCTTCGGGCTGTTTGGAAAACCTGGCTCTGCCAGCGCGACAGGGATTGGTCTCGCAGTCTTTGCAGTGCAACTTGCCATCAGCGATTGGTGGCTTCTGCGTTTTCGCTTCGGCCCCGTGGAATGGCTCTGGCGGTCGCTGACGTATGGGAGACGGCAACCGATGAAGTCGGCTGGCTCGGACGCTTGATCGCCCTGCTGCGGCGAGGCCATTGGTAACGGTTTCGAACTTCTGAACGCGGATGTCTTTGAACGAAACGCCGCTT
The sequence above is a segment of the Acidobacteriota bacterium genome. Coding sequences within it:
- a CDS encoding DUF418 domain-containing protein — translated: MDYPPPESPQPIIATERVVALDVLRGVALLGVLLINLDSGFRGSLFAHILNFHTHPGWANHATDLVLAWIFQFKAFTLFSFLFGVGAGVQMERTAKRGRRTARFLFRRFTVLFAIGLFHMLLIWNGDILTLYAVCGLLLIPFIRLSCRWLAIAGIAVILLSPYLPFFGSLFPSETAIRTQAELATRIYATGSFTEIMSLRFNEAVHFISPLLIGVLPRTFGLMLLGIAAWRGRLVQQPVEHRKLLWGIVAIAGSLGALTTTLELWAKETGNQPLAAFDWLYSYSAVLLAFAYGAGLLLCFGRGLEERRGWLARLFSAVGQMALTNYLTQSVIFSLLFYGFGFGLFGKPGSASATGIGLAVFAVQLAISDWWLLRFRFGPVEWLWRSLTYGRRQPMKSAGSDA